The Natronosporangium hydrolyticum nucleotide sequence CAGCGGATGGATCCGCTATGTCATCGATCGGGAGGCAACTCGCAGCGGCGTGGTCATTGTTGATCTCTGGGCCTGGCTGCAACAGATCGCGGCGGGCATCAGCGTGGTCGTCTATCTTCTGTTTCTGGCTGCCTTCGCCCTGGCGGTCTCGCTAACGCTGCTGGTCTTCCTTATGGTCGGCCTGTTCGGCGTGCTGGGGTGGTTCGGTGTCGTCGCCTGGCGCTCGGAGCGGCGGGCAGGTCGGGGCAGTGTTCAGGAGCCCTCGGCCTGTACGGACCGTTCCTAGCTGCCCACCGGGGCGTATGGGCGCGGTTGCGCGAGCCGGGCCTGCTCATCGCGGATCTTCCTGTGGAGTCTCCGGCGATGTCTCATTGACCATCGGCTCGTGTCCGGTAAAGGATTGTGGAACGGCAGCCAGTACGTCATCCGTAGCAGGAGCCGATCCGTTTCCGTGGATTCTCTCGGCGCTGCGCCGCGATGTCACTGACTGGCCGGTGTGATGATGACGGCCGACCTCAGGTGAATCGGTGAAAGGACGCTGTGCGACGGGCGGCAGTTCAGTGTGCCTCAACCCGTGGAACTCGCTGTCGGCAGTCACGGCCCCGGGCCACGGAACGTGGCCCAGATAGGAGGTTGAAAATGACCGACTCGACGAAGGCGCCAGACCCCCTGTTCGAGGAGTTCGACATGGAGGTCTATGGACGTACCTCGCCGAACAACATGCCGTTCTTCGCGTCGTTCGTGGAACTTACGGACGACGAGCAGGCAGAGGTCGATGAGGCGCTGGCACTCTCCGAGTAGACGGCGTTCGTGAGTCACACGTATGCCGCGGAGGTACAGTCGCTGGCCACGGCCGGCTGACACCTGAAGATGCCGCGGGGACTGTAGTCGCCGTCGGACGGTCCCCGCGGCGTACCAGTAAGGACTGTGTCGTGTATAGTTCGACGCCGCTGCTGTTCGATACCGTCTCCACACTGATCGCCGGGGACCGTGTCTTTTCTGGGAACCAACCCGATGACTGTGTCCTCGGTGGGCTCCTGACTAATGTCGACTCTGCCTGCATGCTCGGCCTCGGGTACGGCGCTGGGCTGCGGGCCGTACGCGCCAGCGCTCCAGCCGCTGATTTGTTCGCGGTGGATCGTGATCCAGCCACCGTCGGACTCTGCCGTGCGCTCTATCAAGTCTACTTCCCCTCGATTCGCTTCCGCATGCAGGTGGCGGACGCAGCGCAGCTGATGCGAGACAGCGTGGAGTGCTTCGACTTGATCTGCGTCGATCTCTACGATGGCGCCTCGCATCCCGCGCTGGTTTTCGACGCCGGTTTCTGGGAGGACGTCCGGTCGCGCGTCGCCGACACCGGCGTGGTCCTGGTGAACTGCTGGGGGCTTCCGGAGCACCTACGACCGTTCGCGGGTGCCTCGCCCCAGCGGGCTCTCGGCGAGGTTCTGCGTACGGTCTGGGAGGAGGTCCGGTACCTACCGGCGCGGCGAAACACGACATTCGTGCTGACCAGTACGAACGTCAGCCTCTGTATCGACGAGGTGACCGCGTGGCCCGGTCTGTCGGCCGCCGACCGAGCCGTGCTCGCCACTGCGGCGTGCCGGCTGCGGCACGCCCGCACAGTTCCACAAGGCGACGCCGGTGGCATTGCGCCAGCGAGGACCCAGGCGGCGATCGACGCCGAGATGGCTCGCCGGTGGCCCGCGATGCTGGAGGTGGTGGGTGATGCCGCTGCGGCGGCGGGATTGCCACCGGCAGTGGCCTCCGGACGGCAAGTGGTTCTCGACCCCGAGATCGCCGTCCCGGTGCTGCGAACGCTGCTCGACCGTGAGGCTGCGGAGGCTGCGTTCATTCCCACCGTCGCCGCTTCGCTCACGTTCGAATCGGACTTCCGCGCTGGCTGGTTCGGGGAGTGGATCGCTGACACACACCTTGATCTTGCCGAGCATTCGCCAAGGTGGTTCTACTCCACTGGCCTGCCTCAGGCGATGTCCATGCTGGCGAACCCGTACGCCCCTGATTGGCCTTGGCGGGACCGGCTCATCGAGGCCGCTATGCGGCTCAGCCGGGCGGAGTCTGTCTCGGGGACTTCATTGGAGACGACTCGTCAGACGTCGGCGATGGTCGTCGGCGGCCCGCCCGCCCGGACCGACGCACCCGAGAGCGTGCCTGCGGCACCGTACCGGAGGAAGGAGCTGAAGGATGCAGAAGACAATTGAAGTAGTCGACGACTTCTACGTCGACGTGGACCGGGTACGAGAGCTAGCGATCTCCATGGGCGACTGGGCGAATCCGAAGCAGGAGGCGGGCATCACCTACGACTTTGAGACATACAATTCGTTCTTCAACGATCAGCTAGTCCGGGTCATGCGCGACCTGGTGGGTGCGGAAATCCATGTTGACCCCAAGCGGATGGCGTTCGGCGTGTTCGGGGTCTTCGGCGCCGACTCGCATGTCGATTTCACCACCCACTATGATGAGACGGACTGGTCCGCCATCGTCTACCTTGTGCCCGATGACCGCTGCGAAGGTGGGCTTTCGTTCTATCGGCACAAACCCTCTGGTCTGTTCGGACCGCCAACTGAGGAGCAGGCCCGGCAGATCGGGTACGACAGCCGTGACGCGTGGCTGCGCGAGCACTACTATC carries:
- a CDS encoding spermidine synthase, with the translated sequence MLGLGYGAGLRAVRASAPAADLFAVDRDPATVGLCRALYQVYFPSIRFRMQVADAAQLMRDSVECFDLICVDLYDGASHPALVFDAGFWEDVRSRVADTGVVLVNCWGLPEHLRPFAGASPQRALGEVLRTVWEEVRYLPARRNTTFVLTSTNVSLCIDEVTAWPGLSAADRAVLATAACRLRHARTVPQGDAGGIAPARTQAAIDAEMARRWPAMLEVVGDAAAAAGLPPAVASGRQVVLDPEIAVPVLRTLLDREAAEAAFIPTVAASLTFESDFRAGWFGEWIADTHLDLAEHSPRWFYSTGLPQAMSMLANPYAPDWPWRDRLIEAAMRLSRAESVSGTSLETTRQTSAMVVGGPPARTDAPESVPAAPYRRKELKDAEDN
- a CDS encoding DUF6445 family protein; translated protein: MQKTIEVVDDFYVDVDRVRELAISMGDWANPKQEAGITYDFETYNSFFNDQLVRVMRDLVGAEIHVDPKRMAFGVFGVFGADSHVDFTTHYDETDWSAIVYLVPDDRCEGGLSFYRHKPSGLFGPPTEEQARQIGYDSRDAWLREHYYPDKMHPERWEETTHVAMRYNRLILLRGSVLFHRASKGFGTTPDSGRLTQRFFFNDANRRD